A stretch of DNA from Schizosaccharomyces osmophilus chromosome 2, complete sequence:
GTGTTGCCTATACAATATGGGTTGTTAATACATATTGTAAGCATAGCAATAAATATAACTTTGTCTCTCTATAGTTATTGGTACCTTCTTGATCTAAAATACCCTTTTGATCTTTTTGTTCGTCGTCTGCTCCTTTTTCTTGCCTCTTCTGGTATCGGGATTTGGCGACCTGTTCAACCTAAATTTTTAAGGCTGTAATCGGATTGTctgttttacttttcttaaATATTGTTTCTACAGTGATTGATGCTACACCTCGCAAATTCCTTCTTGAATGGCTAAATAACTCTGTTTCCAGCCTTATTTGGTTGTCTTCAATTATTGTGCTCAATAAAGAACGCAATCAATTCAATATTAAATCTGGATGCTCTGCGAAAGCTTGTAAGCGTTCCTTTATTTACTGCATCGCTatgttttctctttctccTTTTCCAAGCTCGCTTGCCAACAACATGAgttattttgttgaagcaTCTGAGTTTGTGTATCTCGCTacttattattttattgcAATCATTATTCCTTGCTACATATGGTATCCCTCTCAAAACCAGTACATTGCTTACAAAGAAAGTGTGGAGCTTTAAAGTCCAAATCAGCtattctttgcttttataCAGAAATCGCTCCTTTTGCCAATTTAGAACATAGTTTATCAGCGTTCATAGAAAATTTTCATGATCGCTAATGCTTATTTGcatttataaattttatcTCAGCTAATCTATATGTTcgtttatttaatttaattcaCGACTGATTGAGAACAGCAAGTCGGAGCTGTACGTGCAATAAAGAGTGCACAGTCATTATAATTCTATGATATAGTGGATTTGCAATCTCTTAGAGAAATACAAGGAAACCACATAATCACATAACCAACTTTTGCAAGTACAGATGTTTTTAAGACGAAAGACTGTTTCCGTTTCGGCATATAAAGATACTAATAGCACCCTTCATTCTAATCGTTTTGATACGTTCAACAAACGTGGACTATACTGGATTTTTCAGCCATACAAATCATCTTATTTATTCATGATTAAATAGATGCCatacaaaaaagtttattcggcgaaagaaaatgtacATAAATTACTGGATGTTTTGCACCCGTTACTAGGCCCATCTGGAAGTTCAAAGATAAGCAGCAGAAAGATGCTCACTGAACCTCCATCTGAATAATGTGTAGGTATTATGGAAATATGTCTAAAATCTGCTTGATCAGAGGACTGGCTGTATCAAGCGACTGCTTCTATGTATTCTCTCAAAACCACAGTTTATACTTAAATGGGTATAAGCAACAAAGCACCTGGCTTGGCCGTTTGGTCTAGTGGTATGATACCATCTTAGGGTGATGGTGGTCCTGGGTTCGATTCCCAGAACAGCCcaacttttttctctttttctcatTCGATACTTTTGTTGTATGGTAGTgagtttttataaaagattAATTAGAAATAGAAGCAAGTCGAGATACTCCGCGACGCGCGAAAGAGGGATTCTAcaaatttctttgttgtaTACTACTGAAATGGATAATCCAAAGACTAGACGTGTGTTTCTGTATAAAAACTTTATGAAATATTATACATATATCTAAAGCACTTAAACTGAATATGTCGCATCAGTGGTGTAGCGGTAACATGGATGCCTTCCAAGCATTCGCTCCGGGTTCGACTCCCGGCTGATGCataaaaaagcatatacttttattgtatttttcctaaattgattttgagtatgaaaagaaattcaacaATTATAAGGAGTCGCATTCTTTATTCCATCGTTTCGTTACGAAAGGGGATCTTCTCAACAAGGtgatgtttgtttgtttgtttactgtGAAATAATCTGAAATCAtgatgtttgtttacaagaCGTTGCGATCGACTAAGCTTATAAATAGAGAAATTCCAATTGATTACAGCTACTAGAAACAACCAACTCTATTCCTCAAGTTCAGAAAATGATCATGCTATCCAAACTTGTATCGTTCGCTTTCTTTGCCTACTCTATGGCTGTACATTTCAATATTCCTTCTGCATTTGAAGAATGGGAAATTGGTGAGGACCATACGATCATCTGGGATTCCGTCGATACAGATCCCCAAATCGCTCAACTCTATTTGAGTAATTACTACAGATATCCTCCCATTAACAAGTACCTCACGACGCTTTCTGTTTCTGATGGTAGATACACTGCTAAAACTGGCGATTGGCCTATTGATGGAGGATACCGCATTAATCTGAGGAATCCCGCGAATTTCGACGAAATTTATGCTCAGTCAGAGGAATTCATTCTTAATCCAGCAAGAGATTGAACGGCTAGTCtatttattgttttatttttactcAATTTTATACTAAGTCTACTTTATTGAACCCACTTTGCTATGATAACTAATGGTTAC
This window harbors:
- a CDS encoding conserved fungal cell surface protein, Kre9/Knh1 family; the encoded protein is MIMLSKLVSFAFFAYSMAVHFNIPSAFEEWEIGEDHTIIWDSVDTDPQIAQLYLSNYYRYPPINKYLTTLSVSDGRYTAKTGDWPIDGGYRINLRNPANFDEIYAQSEEFILNPARD